In the genome of Streptacidiphilus rugosus AM-16, one region contains:
- a CDS encoding Gfo/Idh/MocA family protein, with translation MKASKLRAGLIGVGAMGRNHARVLGALDGVDLVGVVDPAGDPGGAARGVPVVPTVSDLLALGVDYAVVACPTGLHETVGLELAEAGVHALIEKPLADTVEGARRLVEAFESRGLVAGVGHIERFNPALQSLRSRLEAGELGDVFQVVTRRQGPFPHRIADVGVVKDLATHDIDLTSWVTGQDYLSVSAHTVSKSGRVHEDMVAVVAQLSQGAMANHLVNWLSPLKERSTVVTGDKGTFVADTLTADLTFYANGMVDTEWEALRAFRGVSEGDMIRFAIPKREPLLVEHERFRDAVEGKDAGIVTLRQGLRTVEVSAAVLDSASQGRTIRIAADGV, from the coding sequence GTGAAGGCGTCGAAGCTGCGGGCCGGCCTGATCGGCGTCGGCGCGATGGGCCGCAACCACGCCCGGGTGCTCGGCGCGCTGGACGGCGTCGACCTGGTCGGCGTGGTGGACCCCGCGGGGGACCCCGGCGGCGCCGCACGCGGCGTGCCGGTCGTGCCGACCGTGTCGGACCTGCTGGCCCTCGGCGTCGACTACGCGGTCGTCGCCTGCCCGACCGGGCTGCACGAGACGGTCGGCCTGGAGCTGGCCGAGGCCGGTGTGCACGCGCTGATCGAGAAGCCGCTGGCGGACACGGTCGAGGGCGCGCGCAGGCTGGTCGAGGCGTTCGAGTCGCGCGGCCTGGTGGCCGGCGTCGGCCACATCGAGCGTTTCAACCCGGCACTGCAGAGCCTGCGTTCGCGGCTGGAGGCCGGCGAGCTCGGGGACGTCTTCCAGGTCGTCACCCGCCGCCAGGGCCCCTTCCCGCACCGCATCGCCGACGTCGGCGTGGTCAAGGACCTGGCCACCCACGACATCGACCTGACCAGCTGGGTCACCGGCCAGGACTACCTGTCCGTGTCCGCGCACACCGTCTCCAAGAGCGGCCGCGTGCACGAGGACATGGTCGCGGTCGTCGCCCAGCTCTCCCAGGGCGCCATGGCGAACCACCTGGTCAACTGGCTCAGCCCGCTCAAGGAGCGGTCCACGGTCGTGACCGGCGACAAGGGCACCTTCGTCGCGGACACCCTGACCGCCGACCTGACCTTCTACGCCAACGGCATGGTCGACACCGAGTGGGAGGCGCTGCGCGCCTTCCGCGGCGTCTCCGAGGGCGACATGATCCGCTTCGCCATCCCCAAGCGCGAGCCGCTGCTCGTCGAGCACGAGCGCTTCCGCGACGCGGTGGAGGGGAAGGACGCGGGCATCGTCACACTGCGTCAGGGACTGCGCACCGTCGAGGTCTCCGCCGCCGTCCTGGACTCCGCCAGCCAGGGCCGCACCATAAGAATCGCCGCCGACGGCGTCTGA
- a CDS encoding DegT/DnrJ/EryC1/StrS family aminotransferase: protein MQDHGFAPIPPARPVIGEEEIEAAVRVLRSGMVVQGPEVAAFEEEFSELVAGRHCVAVNSGTSALHLALLALGIGPGDEVIVPSFSFAATANVVRLVGAEPVFADIEPDSFCVDPDAVAAAIGPKTAAIMPVHLYGHPAAMDRIQALAAQHGLAVVEDAAQAHAAALNGTPVGAFGNAAAFSFYPTKNMHSLEGGMITTGDAQVARTLRLLRNQGMEQRYANEIVGANVRLTDVAAAIGRVQLSKLPAWTAQRQANAKFLSEGIKTLVVPPVADGAEHVYHQYTVRVPADREAVQAELTAKGIGNAVYYPTPIHRLKPFAEQGPSSLRAWDLPETERAAAQALSLPVHPSLSQDELDRIVTAVNALEGQL, encoded by the coding sequence ATGCAGGACCATGGCTTCGCGCCCATACCCCCGGCGCGCCCCGTGATCGGCGAAGAAGAGATCGAAGCGGCGGTGCGCGTGCTGCGCAGCGGCATGGTCGTCCAGGGACCAGAGGTTGCGGCGTTCGAGGAGGAGTTCTCCGAGCTGGTGGCGGGACGCCACTGCGTCGCGGTGAACTCCGGCACCTCCGCCCTCCACCTGGCCCTGCTCGCCCTGGGCATCGGCCCGGGTGACGAGGTCATCGTCCCCTCGTTCTCCTTCGCCGCCACCGCGAACGTGGTCCGGCTGGTCGGCGCGGAGCCGGTCTTCGCCGACATCGAGCCCGACTCGTTCTGCGTGGACCCGGACGCGGTCGCCGCCGCGATCGGGCCGAAGACCGCCGCGATCATGCCGGTTCACCTCTACGGCCACCCCGCCGCCATGGACCGGATCCAGGCCCTGGCCGCGCAGCACGGCCTCGCCGTGGTCGAGGACGCCGCCCAGGCGCACGCCGCGGCACTGAACGGCACCCCGGTCGGCGCCTTCGGCAACGCCGCTGCCTTCAGCTTCTACCCGACCAAGAACATGCACTCGCTCGAGGGCGGCATGATCACCACGGGCGACGCGCAGGTGGCCCGCACGCTGCGACTGCTGCGCAACCAGGGCATGGAGCAGCGCTACGCCAACGAGATCGTCGGCGCCAACGTCCGGCTGACCGACGTCGCCGCCGCGATCGGCCGGGTGCAGCTGTCCAAGCTCCCCGCGTGGACCGCCCAGCGGCAGGCGAACGCCAAGTTCCTGAGCGAGGGCATCAAGACGCTGGTCGTCCCGCCCGTCGCCGACGGCGCCGAGCACGTCTACCACCAGTACACGGTCCGGGTGCCGGCCGACCGCGAGGCGGTCCAGGCGGAGCTGACCGCCAAGGGGATCGGCAACGCCGTCTACTACCCGACGCCGATCCACCGGCTCAAGCCGTTCGCCGAGCAGGGCCCGTCCTCGCTCCGCGCGTGGGACCTGCCGGAGACCGAGCGGGCCGCCGCCCAGGCGCTGTCGCTGCCGGTGCACCCGTCCCTCTCCCAGGACGAGCTCGACCGCATCGTGACGGCCGTCAACGCGCTGGAGGGTCAGCTGTGA
- a CDS encoding terpene synthase family protein: MTAATQQPFVLPEFYVPHPARLSPHLERARVHTKQWARSMGMLEGSGVWDERDLDAHDYALLCSYTHPDASAEDLDTVTDWYVWVFFFDDHFLELFKRTQDRAGARAYLDRLPAFMPLDPAAPTPEPANPVEAGLADLWRRTVPQLSAGWRARFAESTRNLLNESLWELSNIHAGRIANPVEYIEMRRKVGGAPWSAGLVEFAARAEVPERVAAGRPLRVLRDAFSDAVHLRNDLFSYQREVEDEGELSNGVLVLETFLGCATQDAADAVNDLLTSRLQQFEHTTLTELPALFAEHALDPAECAAVLGYAKGLQDWQSGGHEWHLRSSRYMNEGALDGGPGPWLPGPRGLGLSAADLRTLTNRLGLKRIRNFTHVPHQKVGPSQVPPVVSPFPLRLSPHLHAARAHTLAWAEAMGLHSEGVWTAQQLASFDFALCAAGLHPDGSRESVELTTDWLTWGTYADDYYPLVFGRSSSPVAARLANARLRSLMPVEPGETAGQPTTPTERGLADLWRRTVPGLGPDRRRAVRDCVEGMLESWLWELDNQLLHRIPDPVDYVEMRRETFGSPLTMALSRFARHGELPEAFFDSGTVRSMEKAASDFCCLLNDLYSYQKEIEFEGEVHNAVLVVQNFFDCDYEAAVGITDDLMHSRLREFQHLVAQELPVVVDDLRLDATGRDSVAAYLRDLENWIAGIVRWHADTRRYPEPELLARFGGGRSVALTRTIPRGPTGLGTASVRP, encoded by the coding sequence GTGACCGCTGCCACGCAACAGCCTTTCGTGCTGCCCGAGTTCTACGTCCCGCACCCCGCCCGCCTCAGTCCGCACCTGGAGCGGGCCCGCGTCCACACCAAACAGTGGGCCCGCTCGATGGGCATGCTGGAGGGGTCCGGGGTCTGGGACGAGCGGGATCTGGACGCGCACGACTACGCGCTGCTCTGCTCGTACACGCATCCCGACGCCTCCGCCGAGGATCTGGACACCGTGACGGACTGGTACGTCTGGGTCTTCTTCTTCGACGACCACTTCCTGGAGCTCTTCAAGCGCACCCAGGACCGCGCCGGGGCCAGGGCGTACCTCGACCGGCTGCCCGCCTTCATGCCGCTCGACCCCGCCGCTCCGACGCCCGAGCCGGCCAACCCGGTCGAGGCCGGGCTCGCCGACCTGTGGCGCAGGACCGTGCCGCAGCTCTCGGCCGGCTGGCGGGCGCGCTTCGCCGAGAGCACCAGGAACCTGCTGAACGAGTCGCTGTGGGAGCTCTCCAACATCCACGCGGGGCGGATCGCCAACCCGGTCGAGTACATCGAGATGCGCCGGAAGGTCGGCGGCGCGCCCTGGTCGGCCGGGCTGGTGGAGTTCGCCGCCCGGGCGGAGGTGCCCGAGCGGGTCGCCGCCGGTCGTCCGCTGCGGGTGCTGCGCGACGCCTTCTCCGACGCCGTGCACCTGCGCAACGACCTCTTCTCGTACCAGCGCGAGGTGGAGGACGAGGGCGAGCTCAGCAACGGCGTGCTGGTGCTGGAGACCTTCCTCGGCTGCGCGACCCAGGACGCCGCCGACGCCGTCAACGACCTGCTCACCTCGCGGCTGCAGCAGTTCGAGCACACGACCCTCACCGAGCTGCCCGCGCTGTTCGCCGAGCACGCCCTGGACCCGGCCGAGTGCGCGGCCGTGCTCGGCTACGCCAAGGGCCTGCAGGACTGGCAGTCCGGCGGGCACGAGTGGCACCTGCGCTCCTCCCGCTACATGAACGAGGGCGCCCTCGACGGCGGCCCGGGCCCGTGGCTGCCCGGGCCGCGGGGCCTCGGCCTGTCGGCCGCCGACCTCAGGACGCTGACCAACCGTCTGGGACTCAAGCGGATCAGGAACTTCACGCACGTCCCGCACCAGAAGGTCGGCCCCTCGCAGGTGCCGCCGGTCGTCTCGCCCTTCCCCCTGCGGCTCAGCCCGCACCTGCACGCGGCCCGGGCCCACACGCTCGCCTGGGCGGAGGCGATGGGCCTGCACAGCGAGGGCGTCTGGACGGCGCAGCAGCTCGCCTCCTTCGACTTCGCCCTGTGCGCGGCCGGACTCCACCCCGACGGCAGCCGCGAGAGCGTCGAACTCACCACCGACTGGCTGACCTGGGGCACCTACGCCGACGACTACTACCCGCTGGTCTTCGGGCGGTCGAGCAGCCCGGTCGCCGCGCGGCTCGCCAACGCCCGGCTGCGGTCCCTGATGCCGGTCGAGCCGGGCGAGACGGCGGGACAACCGACCACGCCGACCGAACGCGGCCTGGCCGACCTGTGGCGGCGCACGGTGCCCGGCCTGGGACCGGACCGGCGCCGCGCCGTCAGGGACTGCGTCGAGGGGATGCTGGAGAGCTGGCTCTGGGAGCTGGACAACCAACTGCTGCACCGGATCCCGGACCCGGTCGACTACGTCGAGATGCGCAGGGAGACCTTCGGCTCCCCGCTGACCATGGCGCTGAGCCGCTTCGCCCGGCACGGCGAACTGCCGGAGGCGTTCTTCGACAGCGGCACCGTCCGCTCGATGGAGAAGGCGGCGAGCGACTTCTGCTGTCTGCTCAACGACCTGTACTCGTACCAGAAGGAGATCGAGTTCGAGGGCGAGGTGCACAACGCCGTCCTGGTCGTGCAGAACTTCTTCGACTGCGACTACGAGGCCGCCGTCGGCATCACGGACGACCTGATGCACTCGCGGTTGCGCGAGTTCCAGCACCTGGTCGCGCAGGAGCTCCCGGTCGTCGTCGACGACCTGCGGCTCGACGCCACCGGGCGCGATTCGGTCGCCGCGTATCTGCGCGATCTGGAGAACTGGATCGCGGGCATCGTCCGCTGGCACGCGGACACCCGGCGCTATCCGGAGCCGGAGCTGCTCGCCCGCTTCGGCGGCGGCCGGTCCGTCGCCCTGACCCGCACGATCCCACGCGGACCGACCGGTCTGGGGACCGCCTCGGTCCGGCCCTAG
- a CDS encoding ROK family transcriptional regulator encodes MDEQPWSRQRLRSNNEWLLLERLRSAGPASRAQLARDSGLSKPTVSSALAALEQAGLVREAGLLAPDRGRVAVLYEPDPTAGYVLGVDIGRARLRTAVADLSGRIVARVDVPNRGRSATSVADAAIAAAERTLAEAGIDRADVVQGVVGAPGVFDPDSGRVRYAVNLPGWGRPGLFERMQERLDTALSLHNDANLAALGEYAFGAGAGSRLFVYVLIGTGLGMGVVADGELFAGAHGAAGEIGFLPLLDASALEGDGAVPRRGMLEDAVSADAVVRAARAFGAQGPLTAKRVFDDARRGEGAAVAAVRQEGQRLALVVASVSAVLDPDLVVLGGGVGHSADLLLATVTETLHRVTPLRPRVAPSALGEDAVLLGAIATALRAARPAVFERRATT; translated from the coding sequence ATGGACGAGCAACCGTGGAGCAGACAGCGGCTGCGCAGCAACAACGAGTGGCTGCTGCTGGAACGGCTGCGGTCGGCGGGCCCGGCGTCGCGCGCCCAGCTGGCGCGGGACAGCGGGCTCTCCAAGCCGACCGTCTCCTCCGCGCTCGCCGCGCTGGAGCAGGCGGGTCTGGTCCGCGAGGCCGGACTGCTGGCCCCCGATCGCGGCAGGGTCGCCGTGCTGTACGAGCCCGACCCGACGGCGGGCTACGTCCTCGGCGTGGACATCGGCCGGGCACGGCTGCGGACGGCGGTCGCCGACCTCTCCGGCCGGATCGTCGCCCGCGTCGACGTACCCAACCGCGGCCGCAGCGCGACCTCCGTCGCGGACGCGGCGATCGCGGCGGCGGAGCGGACCCTCGCCGAGGCCGGGATCGACCGCGCCGACGTGGTCCAGGGCGTCGTCGGCGCACCGGGCGTCTTCGACCCCGACAGCGGCCGGGTCCGCTACGCGGTCAACCTCCCGGGCTGGGGCCGCCCGGGACTCTTCGAGCGGATGCAGGAGCGGCTGGACACCGCCCTCTCCCTGCACAACGACGCGAACCTGGCCGCGCTGGGGGAGTACGCCTTCGGCGCGGGCGCGGGCAGTCGCCTCTTCGTCTACGTGCTGATCGGCACCGGCCTCGGCATGGGCGTCGTGGCCGACGGCGAACTGTTCGCCGGCGCGCACGGCGCGGCGGGCGAGATCGGCTTCCTCCCCCTGCTGGACGCCTCCGCCCTGGAGGGCGACGGCGCGGTGCCGCGCCGCGGCATGCTGGAGGACGCGGTCTCGGCCGACGCGGTGGTCCGCGCGGCGCGCGCGTTCGGCGCGCAGGGCCCGCTCACGGCGAAGCGCGTCTTCGACGACGCCCGCCGCGGCGAGGGCGCGGCGGTGGCCGCGGTCCGCCAGGAGGGCCAGCGGCTGGCCCTGGTGGTGGCCTCGGTCTCGGCCGTCCTCGACCCCGACCTGGTGGTCCTCGGCGGCGGCGTCGGCCACAGCGCGGACCTGCTGCTCGCGACGGTCACCGAGACCCTCCACCGCGTGACGCCGCTGCGCCCGCGCGTCGCCCCCAGCGCGCTGGGCGAGGACGCGGTCCTCCTCGGCGCCATCGCCACCGCGCTCCGGGCTGCCCGCCCGGCGGTCTTCGAACGCCGGGCCACCACGTAG
- the gltX gene encoding glutamate--tRNA ligase yields the protein MFHVGGARSALYNWAVARQTGGVFVLRIEDTDAARNKPEWIDGIINALAAIGIHKDDPTFEGPYFQSQQADRHREAAAQLRDAGRAYYCDCTREQLAERTGSEHLGYDGFCRERGLAYAEGRALRFRTPDEGETVVKDVVRGDTSFPNKAIEDFVVARGDGSPVFLLANVVDDLDEKITEVIRGEEHLSNTPKQQLLWEALGATPPVWAHLSVIVNEKRQKLSKRRDKVALEDYLTEGFLPDAMVNYLMLLGWAPGDDEEILPFAELERRFRIEDVNTSPAFFDIKKLTAFNGEYIRALSPADFVAACAPYLAAPYANWAPERFDQALFETVAPLAQTRLAVLSEITANVDFLFLDQPVEDEASWSKAMKPGAAEILRDARTAFEAAEWAAEPLKETLLAVGEQHGLKLGKAQAPVRVAVTGRTVGLPLFESLELLGRDRVLARLDAAIAKL from the coding sequence ATGTTCCATGTCGGCGGCGCGCGCTCCGCTCTGTACAACTGGGCCGTGGCGCGACAGACCGGCGGCGTCTTCGTGCTGCGCATCGAGGACACCGACGCGGCGCGCAACAAGCCGGAGTGGATCGACGGCATCATCAACGCGCTGGCCGCGATCGGCATCCACAAGGACGACCCGACGTTCGAGGGCCCCTACTTCCAGTCGCAGCAGGCCGACCGCCACCGCGAGGCCGCGGCGCAGCTGCGCGACGCCGGGCGCGCGTACTACTGCGACTGCACCCGCGAGCAGCTGGCCGAGCGGACCGGCTCCGAGCACCTGGGCTACGACGGCTTCTGCCGCGAGCGCGGCCTGGCCTACGCCGAGGGCCGCGCGCTGCGCTTCCGCACGCCGGACGAGGGCGAGACCGTGGTCAAGGACGTGGTGCGCGGCGACACCTCCTTCCCGAACAAGGCGATCGAGGACTTCGTCGTCGCCCGCGGCGACGGCTCCCCGGTCTTCCTGCTCGCCAACGTCGTGGACGACCTGGACGAGAAGATCACCGAGGTCATCCGCGGCGAGGAGCACCTCTCGAACACGCCGAAGCAGCAGCTGCTGTGGGAGGCGCTGGGGGCGACCCCGCCGGTCTGGGCGCACCTCTCGGTGATCGTCAACGAGAAGCGGCAGAAGCTGTCCAAGCGCAGGGACAAGGTCGCGCTGGAGGACTACCTGACCGAGGGCTTCCTGCCGGACGCCATGGTCAACTACCTCATGCTGCTGGGCTGGGCCCCGGGCGACGACGAGGAGATCCTGCCGTTCGCGGAGCTGGAGCGCCGCTTCAGGATCGAGGACGTCAACACCTCGCCGGCCTTCTTCGACATCAAGAAGCTGACCGCCTTCAACGGCGAGTACATCCGCGCCCTGAGCCCGGCCGACTTCGTCGCCGCCTGCGCGCCGTACCTGGCGGCCCCCTACGCGAACTGGGCCCCCGAGCGGTTCGACCAGGCGCTGTTCGAGACGGTCGCCCCGCTGGCGCAGACGCGGCTCGCGGTGCTTTCGGAGATCACCGCGAACGTGGACTTCCTCTTCCTCGACCAGCCGGTGGAGGACGAGGCCTCCTGGTCCAAGGCGATGAAGCCGGGCGCGGCGGAGATCCTCCGCGACGCGCGGACGGCGTTCGAGGCGGCGGAGTGGGCGGCGGAGCCGCTGAAGGAGACGCTGCTTGCCGTCGGCGAGCAGCACGGCCTCAAGCTCGGCAAGGCCCAGGCCCCGGTCCGCGTCGCCGTGACCGGCCGCACGGTCGGCCTCCCGCTCTTCGAGTCCCTCGAACTGCTCGGCCGCGACCGCGTCCTGGCCCGCCTGGACGCGGCGATCGCCAAGCTGTAG
- a CDS encoding alpha/beta hydrolase: MTHQSTSPEQYEPEAQPHLTDGPAGAADPAGSGSAGRRLRAGGSRRRRLLLWTSLVACVGVLVGVGIPVMQHYEIPPFSQRGEPITFDTPAPGGGSGGKNAGDGKPALADSRTQLPTGPAAPWKIEHTLDDGTHIAVVTLKGPKSGYTGKVWVWAPKAYGDPKFARSGFPVLIALPGGPGYNDNYWKDPGLKLEQSITDWYQHGKSKPFLLVMPVLNPGPDDHAHYWDGSDIPGQPKMGTWLTEDVPDLMRQNFRTIRTRDGWGFLGSSSGGFAGLKAVLMHPDQFKAALVSGPDIVPDSPFWKGHEKEQQQNNPLLLAKQLLARKGPDVYLAFQYGTREGTAEIKAIRNFLTVFGNKGPIHTTVNVIQGGRHNAYTYVPAMGNGPIEWISDQLIGPTPSP; the protein is encoded by the coding sequence ATGACCCACCAGTCCACCAGTCCGGAGCAGTACGAGCCGGAGGCCCAGCCGCACCTGACGGACGGTCCGGCCGGCGCGGCCGACCCGGCCGGCAGTGGATCGGCCGGTCGTCGCCTGCGCGCAGGCGGGAGCAGGCGACGCCGCCTGCTCCTGTGGACCTCGCTGGTGGCCTGCGTCGGCGTGCTCGTCGGAGTCGGCATCCCGGTGATGCAGCACTACGAGATCCCGCCCTTCAGCCAGCGCGGCGAGCCGATAACCTTCGACACCCCCGCCCCGGGGGGCGGATCCGGCGGGAAGAACGCCGGCGACGGCAAACCGGCTCTCGCCGACTCCAGGACCCAGCTGCCGACCGGCCCGGCGGCGCCGTGGAAGATCGAGCACACCCTCGACGACGGCACCCACATCGCCGTGGTCACCCTGAAGGGGCCGAAGTCCGGCTACACGGGGAAGGTCTGGGTCTGGGCCCCCAAGGCGTACGGCGACCCGAAGTTCGCCAGGAGCGGCTTCCCGGTGCTGATCGCCCTGCCCGGCGGGCCCGGCTACAACGACAACTACTGGAAGGACCCGGGGCTCAAGCTGGAGCAGAGCATCACCGACTGGTACCAGCACGGAAAGAGCAAGCCCTTCCTGCTCGTGATGCCGGTGCTGAACCCCGGCCCCGACGACCACGCGCACTACTGGGACGGCAGCGACATCCCCGGTCAGCCGAAGATGGGCACCTGGCTGACCGAGGACGTGCCGGACCTGATGCGGCAGAACTTCCGGACGATCAGGACCCGCGACGGCTGGGGCTTCCTGGGCTCCTCCAGCGGCGGCTTCGCCGGGCTCAAGGCCGTGCTGATGCACCCGGACCAGTTCAAGGCCGCCCTGGTCTCCGGCCCCGACATCGTGCCCGACTCGCCGTTCTGGAAGGGCCACGAGAAGGAGCAGCAGCAGAACAACCCGCTGCTGCTGGCCAAGCAGCTGCTCGCGAGGAAGGGCCCCGACGTCTACCTCGCCTTCCAGTACGGGACGCGCGAGGGCACCGCGGAGATCAAAGCGATCAGGAACTTCCTGACCGTCTTCGGCAACAAGGGCCCGATCCACACCACGGTCAACGTGATCCAGGGCGGACGGCACAACGCCTACACGTACGTGCCGGCGATGGGCAACGGCCCGATCGAGTGGATCAGCGACCAGCTCATCGGCCCCACCCCCTCGCCCTGA